In a single window of the Hippoglossus hippoglossus isolate fHipHip1 chromosome 7, fHipHip1.pri, whole genome shotgun sequence genome:
- the tuba5 gene encoding tubulin alpha 5 — protein sequence MRECISIHVGQAGVQTGNACWELFCLEHGIGPDGVSLEEPAEPNSREDSFNTFFNPGSFGRHVPRAIFVDLEPTVVDEVRVGKYKDLFHPDQLISGKEDAANNYARGHYTVGKEIIDDVMQRIRKMTDQCSGLQGFLVFHSFGGGTGSGFTSLLMERLSVDYGKKSKLEFAIYPAPQISTAVVEPYNAILTTHTTLEHSDCAFMVDNEAIYDICRRNMEIESPGYTNLNRLIGQIVSSITASLRFDGALNVDLMEFQTNLVPFPRIHFPLVTYSPIISAERANHEQLTVAEITSACFEPSNQMVKCDPRNGKYMACCLLYRGDVVPKDVNTAIASIKTRRSVQFVNWCPTGFKVGINYQPPTAVPGGDLAKVQRAVCMLSNTTAIAEAWSRLDHKFDLMYAKRAFVHWYVGEGMEEGEFSEAREDLACLEKDYMELGEENDLDSENDDMDHEY from the exons ATG AGAGAGTGCATCTCCATCCACGTGGGCCAGGCAGGGGTTCAGACAGGAAACGCCTGCTGGGAGCTCTTCTGCCTGGAGCACGGCATCGGCCCCGATGGCGTCTCCCTGGAGGAACCTGCAGAACCCAACTCCCGAGAAGACTCATTCAACACCTTCTTCAACCCTGGCAGTTTCGGGCGTCATGTTCCACGAGCCATCTTTGTGGACCTGGAGCCCACAGTGGTCG ATGAAGTGCGAGTTGGAAAGTACAAAGACCTGTTCCACCCTGACCAGCTGATCTCTGGAAAGGAGGACGCAGCCAACAACTACGCTCGTGGTCATTACACTGTCGGGAAAGAGATCATTGATGACGTCATGCAGCGCATTCGTAAAATG ACGGACCAGTGCTCCGGCCTGCAGGGGTTCCTCGTCTTCCACAGCTTCGGGGGCGGCACCGGCTCTGGCTTCACCTCTCTGCTGATGGAGCGTCTGTCTGTCGACTACGGCAAGAAATCAAAGCTGGAGTTTGCCATCTACCCAGCTCCCCAGATTTCTACAGCCGTGGTGGAGCCTTACAACGCCATCCTGACCACCCACACCACCCTGGAGCACTCCGACTGCGCCTTCATGGTGGACAACGAGGCCATCTACGACATATGTCGCCGCAACATGGAGATCGAGAGTCCTGGTTACACCAACCTCAACAGATTGATCGGTCAGATTGTTTCCTCCATCACCGCCTCCCTTCGGTTCGATGGCGCCCTCAATGTCGACCTCATGGAGTTCCAGACCAACCTGGTGCCATTTCCACGAATCCACTTCCCCCTGGTTACTTACTCGCCCATAATCTCTGCTGAGAGGGCGAACCACGAGCAGCTGACCGTGGCCGAGATCACGAGCGCCTGCTTCGAGCCGTCCAATCAGATGGTCAAGTGTGATCCTCGTAATGGCAAGTACATGGCCTGCTGCCTGCTGTACCGAGGCGACGTCGTCCCCAAGGATGTAAACACCGCCATCGCAAGTATAAAAACCAGACGATCCGTTCAGTTTGTCAACTGGTGCCCCACTGGTTTCAAG GTCGGCATCAACTACCAGCCTCCGACTGCAGTTCCTGGTGGAGACCTGGCCAAAGTCCAGAGGGCCGTGTGCATGCTGAGCAACACCACCGCCATCGCAGAGGCCTGGTCTCGACTGGACCACAAGTTCGATCTCATGTACGCCAAGCGTGCGTTCGTCCACTGGTATGTGGGCgaggggatggaggagggggagttCTCTGAGGCCAGAGAGGACCTGGCCTGTCTGGAGAAGGATTACATGGAGCTGGGGGAAGAAAATGACCTTGATTCTGAAAATGACGACATGGACCATGAATACTGA
- the LOC117764198 gene encoding kelch-like protein 12 isoform X1, protein MCSYSYCLPVVEKVFKSFNDSFSSLRSSRDLQGNMAPKDIMTNSHAKSILNAMNSLRKSNTLCDITLRVEKADFPAHRIVLAACSDYFCAMFTSELAEKGKSFVDIQGLTASTMEILLDFVYTETVLVTVENVQELLPAACLLQLKGVKRACCDFLESQLDPTNCLGIRDFAETHNCLDLMQAAELFSQKHFSEVVQHEEYMLLSQTEVEKLIKCDEIQVDSEEPVFEAVLNWVKHNRKEREPYLSDMLEFVRLPLLTPRYITDVIDAEPLIRCSLPCRDLVDEAKKFHLRPELRSEMQGPRTQARLGAKEVLLVIGGFGSQQSPIDVVEKYDPKTQEWSFLPNIARKRRYVATVSLHDRVYVIGGYDGRSRLSSVECLDYTADEDGVWYTVATMNVRRGLAGATTLGDMIYVAGGFDGSRRHTSMERYDPNIDQWSMLGDMQTAREGAGLVVASGLIYCLGGYDGLNILNSVERYDPHTGHWTSVTPMATKRSGAGVALLNDHIYVVGGFDGVSHLDSVEVYNIRTDYWTTVASMTTPRCYVGATVLRGRLYAIAGYDGNSLLSSIECYDPVIDSWEVVTSMATQRCDAGVCVLREK, encoded by the exons ATGTGTAGCTATAGCTATTGCCTCCCAGTGGTGGAAAAAGTGTTCAAATCTTTTAACG attcCTTCAGCAGTTTGAGGTCCTCGAGAGACCTCCAAGGCAACATGGCTCCTAAAGATATCATGACCAATTCCCACGCCAAGTCCATCCTCAATGCAATGAACTCACTTCGCAAGAGCAACACACTCTGCGATATCACTCTGAGAGTGGAGAAAGCAGATTTTCCAGCTCACCGCATTGTCTTGGCTGCCTGCAGTGACTACTTTTGTGCCATGTTCACCAGTGAG CTCGCAGAGAAGGGGAAATCGTTCGTCGACATCCAAGGACTCACTGCTTCCACTATGGAGATCCTCTTGGACTTTGTGTACACGGAGACGGTGCTGGTCACAGTGGAGAACGTACAAGAACTGCTCCCAGCAgcgtgtctgctgcagctgaaag GGGTGAAAAGAGCATGTTGTGATTTTCTGGAGAGTCAGCTTGATCCTACCAACTGTCTGGGTATTCGTGACTTTGCCGAAACCCACAATTGCCTTGACCTGATGCAGGCCGCTGAGCTTTTCTCCCAAAAGCATTTCTCTGAGGTGGTGCAGCATGAGGAGTACATGCTGCTCAGCCAGACCGAAGTGGAAAAACTCATAAAATGTGACGAAATTCAG GTGGACTCGGAGGAGCCGGTATTTGAAGCCGTGTTAAACTGGgtcaaacacaacagaaaagagCGAGAGCCGTACCTGTCAGACATGCTCGAGTTTGTCCGATTGCCGCTGCTGACCCCGCGTTACATCACGGATGTCATCGATGCCGAG CCCCTCATTCGATGTAGCTTGCCGTGTCGAGACCTTGTGGATGAGGCCAAGAAATTCCACTTGCGACCGGAGCTGAGGAGTGAAATGCAAGGCCCACGCACACAAGCCAGATTAG gtGCCAAAGAAGTCCTGTTGGTTATTGGAGGGTTTGGCAGCCAACAATCACCGATAGACGTAGTTGAGAAATATGATCCAAAAACACAAGAATGGAGCTTCCTTCCT AACATTGCGCGGAAACGGCGTTACGTTGCCACAGTGTCTCTCCACGATCGGGTTTATGTGATCGGAGGCTACGACGGACGGTCGAGGCTCAGTTCCGTGGAGTGCCTGGACTACACAGCGGACGAGGACGGGGTTTGGTACACCGTCGCCACCATGAATGTACGGCGTGGCCTCGCAGGGGCCACAACACTTGGAG ACATGATCTATGTTGCTGGAGGTTTCGATGGAAGCCGGCGTCATACCAGCATGGAGCGATATGACCCAAACATTGACCAGTGGAGCATGCTGGGAGATATGCAGACAGCGAGAGAAGGAGCTGGTCTGGTGGTGGCCAGTGGACTTATCTACTGTTTAG GTGGATACGATGGACTGAATATCCTGAATTCAGTGGAGCGGTACGACCCACACACTGGCCACTGGACAAGTGTTACACCCATGGCCACCAAGAGGTCAG GGGCTGGTGTGGCGTTACTCAACGACCACATCTACGTGGTGGGAGGCTTCGACGGCGTTTCGCACCTCGACTCCGTTGAGGTCTACAACATCAGAACGGACTATTGGACGACTGTAGCCAGCATGACGACCCCTCGGTGTTACGTAGGAGCCACTGTACTGCGAGGACGTCTCTATGCCATTGCTGG aTACGATGGGAACTCACTTCTCAGCAGCATTGAATGTTACGACCCGGTTATCGACTCCTGGGAAGTCGTCACTTCGATGGCGACGCAGCGGTGCGACGCCGGCGTCTGTGTTCTACGAGAAAAGTGA
- the LOC117764198 gene encoding kelch-like protein 12 isoform X2, with protein sequence MAPKDIMTNSHAKSILNAMNSLRKSNTLCDITLRVEKADFPAHRIVLAACSDYFCAMFTSELAEKGKSFVDIQGLTASTMEILLDFVYTETVLVTVENVQELLPAACLLQLKGVKRACCDFLESQLDPTNCLGIRDFAETHNCLDLMQAAELFSQKHFSEVVQHEEYMLLSQTEVEKLIKCDEIQVDSEEPVFEAVLNWVKHNRKEREPYLSDMLEFVRLPLLTPRYITDVIDAEPLIRCSLPCRDLVDEAKKFHLRPELRSEMQGPRTQARLGAKEVLLVIGGFGSQQSPIDVVEKYDPKTQEWSFLPNIARKRRYVATVSLHDRVYVIGGYDGRSRLSSVECLDYTADEDGVWYTVATMNVRRGLAGATTLGDMIYVAGGFDGSRRHTSMERYDPNIDQWSMLGDMQTAREGAGLVVASGLIYCLGGYDGLNILNSVERYDPHTGHWTSVTPMATKRSGAGVALLNDHIYVVGGFDGVSHLDSVEVYNIRTDYWTTVASMTTPRCYVGATVLRGRLYAIAGYDGNSLLSSIECYDPVIDSWEVVTSMATQRCDAGVCVLREK encoded by the exons ATGGCTCCTAAAGATATCATGACCAATTCCCACGCCAAGTCCATCCTCAATGCAATGAACTCACTTCGCAAGAGCAACACACTCTGCGATATCACTCTGAGAGTGGAGAAAGCAGATTTTCCAGCTCACCGCATTGTCTTGGCTGCCTGCAGTGACTACTTTTGTGCCATGTTCACCAGTGAG CTCGCAGAGAAGGGGAAATCGTTCGTCGACATCCAAGGACTCACTGCTTCCACTATGGAGATCCTCTTGGACTTTGTGTACACGGAGACGGTGCTGGTCACAGTGGAGAACGTACAAGAACTGCTCCCAGCAgcgtgtctgctgcagctgaaag GGGTGAAAAGAGCATGTTGTGATTTTCTGGAGAGTCAGCTTGATCCTACCAACTGTCTGGGTATTCGTGACTTTGCCGAAACCCACAATTGCCTTGACCTGATGCAGGCCGCTGAGCTTTTCTCCCAAAAGCATTTCTCTGAGGTGGTGCAGCATGAGGAGTACATGCTGCTCAGCCAGACCGAAGTGGAAAAACTCATAAAATGTGACGAAATTCAG GTGGACTCGGAGGAGCCGGTATTTGAAGCCGTGTTAAACTGGgtcaaacacaacagaaaagagCGAGAGCCGTACCTGTCAGACATGCTCGAGTTTGTCCGATTGCCGCTGCTGACCCCGCGTTACATCACGGATGTCATCGATGCCGAG CCCCTCATTCGATGTAGCTTGCCGTGTCGAGACCTTGTGGATGAGGCCAAGAAATTCCACTTGCGACCGGAGCTGAGGAGTGAAATGCAAGGCCCACGCACACAAGCCAGATTAG gtGCCAAAGAAGTCCTGTTGGTTATTGGAGGGTTTGGCAGCCAACAATCACCGATAGACGTAGTTGAGAAATATGATCCAAAAACACAAGAATGGAGCTTCCTTCCT AACATTGCGCGGAAACGGCGTTACGTTGCCACAGTGTCTCTCCACGATCGGGTTTATGTGATCGGAGGCTACGACGGACGGTCGAGGCTCAGTTCCGTGGAGTGCCTGGACTACACAGCGGACGAGGACGGGGTTTGGTACACCGTCGCCACCATGAATGTACGGCGTGGCCTCGCAGGGGCCACAACACTTGGAG ACATGATCTATGTTGCTGGAGGTTTCGATGGAAGCCGGCGTCATACCAGCATGGAGCGATATGACCCAAACATTGACCAGTGGAGCATGCTGGGAGATATGCAGACAGCGAGAGAAGGAGCTGGTCTGGTGGTGGCCAGTGGACTTATCTACTGTTTAG GTGGATACGATGGACTGAATATCCTGAATTCAGTGGAGCGGTACGACCCACACACTGGCCACTGGACAAGTGTTACACCCATGGCCACCAAGAGGTCAG GGGCTGGTGTGGCGTTACTCAACGACCACATCTACGTGGTGGGAGGCTTCGACGGCGTTTCGCACCTCGACTCCGTTGAGGTCTACAACATCAGAACGGACTATTGGACGACTGTAGCCAGCATGACGACCCCTCGGTGTTACGTAGGAGCCACTGTACTGCGAGGACGTCTCTATGCCATTGCTGG aTACGATGGGAACTCACTTCTCAGCAGCATTGAATGTTACGACCCGGTTATCGACTCCTGGGAAGTCGTCACTTCGATGGCGACGCAGCGGTGCGACGCCGGCGTCTGTGTTCTACGAGAAAAGTGA